The following coding sequences are from one Lycium ferocissimum isolate CSIRO_LF1 chromosome 3, AGI_CSIRO_Lferr_CH_V1, whole genome shotgun sequence window:
- the LOC132050007 gene encoding ABSCISIC ACID-INSENSITIVE 5-like protein 4 isoform X1, protein MLLLLLILKFRVLLKFGPHSFEECPEISISPESSCTMGSYLNFKNFTDTPHTESNGRKSMGSGNFPLARQSSIYSLTFDELQTTCGLGKDLGSMNLEDLLKNIWTAEESSQGLASSTGVGDVSMAAGNLQRQGSLTLPRTLSQKTVDEVWKDFHKETTVNSNIGQKRSNLGEMTLEEFLVKAGVVREDTQPSGASNDVGFTGVFGQLSTDNNALNIGFQEPTQSPGLLSNEFAENNVLNVVSGKSSQQQPKQRPPLIPKQTNVAFASPMQLENNHQLASPGARAPVVQGGVMQGGVTLTPVKRGSAGNQLSLDMIAKNNLDSSSISPSPYAFSEGGRGRRSCSSLEKVVERRHKRMIKNRESAARSRARKQAYTLQLEAEVEKLKEINEELQKKQAEFIDMQKNQLLEKTNMSWGNKLRCLKRTLTGPW, encoded by the exons atgttgttgttgttgttgatcttgaAGTTTAGGGTGCTGTTAAAATTTGGTCCGCACTCATTTGAAGAGTGCCCTGAA ATTTCAATCTCCCCTGAGAGTTCTTGTACAATGGGATCTTACTTGAACTTCAAGAACTTTACTGACACGCCACATACAGAAAGCAATGGTAGGAAGTCAATGGGAAGTGGTAATTTTCCTTTAGCTAGACAATCTTCCATATACTCCTTGACATTTGATGAGCTCCAGACTACCTGCGGTCTCGGAAAAGATCTTGGATCAATGAATTTGGAGGACCTCTTGAAGAATATTTGGACAGCTGAAGAGTCGTCTCAAGGCTTAGCATCTTCCACTGGTGTTGGAGATGTGAGTATGGCTGCGGGAAATTTGCAGAGACAAGGTTCATTAACACTGCCTCGGACACTTAGTCAGAAAACGGTCGATGAAGTATGGAAAGATTTCCATAAAGAGACAACAGTTAATTCAAATATTGGGCAGAAACGATCTAACTTGGGTGAAATGACATTGGAGGAGTTTTTGGTAAAAGCAGGAGTGGTGAGAGAAGATACTCAACCAAGTGGAGCCTCAAACGATGTTGGATTCACGGGTGTTTTTGGTCAACTGAGTACTGACAACAATGCTCTAAACATCGGGTTTCAGGAACCAACTCAAAGCCCTGGACTTTTGAGTAATGAATTTGCTGAGAATAACGTGTTGAATGTGGTTAGTGGAAAATCTTCCCAACAACAGCCTAAGCAGCGGCCACCTCTTATTCCAAAACAAACGAATGTTGCCTTTGCATCTCCTATGCAATTGGAGAACAATCACCAGCTGGCTAGCCCAGGGGCAAGGGCTCCGGTTGTTCAAGGCGGTGTTATGCAGGGTGGAGTTACACTTACACCAGTAAAAAGAGGATCTGCTGGAAATCAACTGTCACTCGACATGATTGCTAAGAACAATCTGGATAGTTCATCTATTTCACCTTCACCTTATGCATTTAGTGAAGGTGGAAGAGGGAGGAGATCGTGCAGCTCATTGGAAAAAGTTGTGGAAAGAAGGCATAAGAGGATGATTAAGAACAGAGAGTCCGCAGCAAGATCAAGGGCTCGGAAGCAG GCCTATACTTTACAGTTGGAAGCTGAAGTGGAGAAGCTTAAAGAAATTAATGAAGAGTTGCAGAAAAAACAG GCTGAATTTATCGACATGCAGAAAAATCAG
- the LOC132050007 gene encoding ABSCISIC ACID-INSENSITIVE 5-like protein 4 isoform X2, whose product MLLLLLILKFRVLLKFGPHSFEECPEISISPESSCTMGSYLNFKNFTDTPHTESNGRKSMGSGNFPLARQSSIYSLTFDELQTTCGLGKDLGSMNLEDLLKNIWTAEESSQGLASSTGVGDVSMAAGNLQRQGSLTLPRTLSQKTVDEVWKDFHKETTVNSNIGQKRSNLGEMTLEEFLVKAGVVREDTQPSGASNDVGFTGVFGQLSTDNNALNIGFQEPTQSPGLLSNEFAENNVLNVVSGKSSQQQPKQRPPLIPKQTNVAFASPMQLENNHQLASPGARAPVVQGGVMQGGVTLTPVKRGSAGNQLSLDMIAKNNLDSSSISPSPYAFSEGGRGRRSCSSLEKVVERRHKRMIKNRESAARSRARKQAYTLQLEAEVEKLKEINEELQKKQLLEKTNMSWGNKLRCLKRTLTGPW is encoded by the exons atgttgttgttgttgttgatcttgaAGTTTAGGGTGCTGTTAAAATTTGGTCCGCACTCATTTGAAGAGTGCCCTGAA ATTTCAATCTCCCCTGAGAGTTCTTGTACAATGGGATCTTACTTGAACTTCAAGAACTTTACTGACACGCCACATACAGAAAGCAATGGTAGGAAGTCAATGGGAAGTGGTAATTTTCCTTTAGCTAGACAATCTTCCATATACTCCTTGACATTTGATGAGCTCCAGACTACCTGCGGTCTCGGAAAAGATCTTGGATCAATGAATTTGGAGGACCTCTTGAAGAATATTTGGACAGCTGAAGAGTCGTCTCAAGGCTTAGCATCTTCCACTGGTGTTGGAGATGTGAGTATGGCTGCGGGAAATTTGCAGAGACAAGGTTCATTAACACTGCCTCGGACACTTAGTCAGAAAACGGTCGATGAAGTATGGAAAGATTTCCATAAAGAGACAACAGTTAATTCAAATATTGGGCAGAAACGATCTAACTTGGGTGAAATGACATTGGAGGAGTTTTTGGTAAAAGCAGGAGTGGTGAGAGAAGATACTCAACCAAGTGGAGCCTCAAACGATGTTGGATTCACGGGTGTTTTTGGTCAACTGAGTACTGACAACAATGCTCTAAACATCGGGTTTCAGGAACCAACTCAAAGCCCTGGACTTTTGAGTAATGAATTTGCTGAGAATAACGTGTTGAATGTGGTTAGTGGAAAATCTTCCCAACAACAGCCTAAGCAGCGGCCACCTCTTATTCCAAAACAAACGAATGTTGCCTTTGCATCTCCTATGCAATTGGAGAACAATCACCAGCTGGCTAGCCCAGGGGCAAGGGCTCCGGTTGTTCAAGGCGGTGTTATGCAGGGTGGAGTTACACTTACACCAGTAAAAAGAGGATCTGCTGGAAATCAACTGTCACTCGACATGATTGCTAAGAACAATCTGGATAGTTCATCTATTTCACCTTCACCTTATGCATTTAGTGAAGGTGGAAGAGGGAGGAGATCGTGCAGCTCATTGGAAAAAGTTGTGGAAAGAAGGCATAAGAGGATGATTAAGAACAGAGAGTCCGCAGCAAGATCAAGGGCTCGGAAGCAG GCCTATACTTTACAGTTGGAAGCTGAAGTGGAGAAGCTTAAAGAAATTAATGAAGAGTTGCAGAAAAAACAG
- the LOC132050007 gene encoding ABSCISIC ACID-INSENSITIVE 5-like protein 7 isoform X3 — MGSYLNFKNFTDTPHTESNGRKSMGSGNFPLARQSSIYSLTFDELQTTCGLGKDLGSMNLEDLLKNIWTAEESSQGLASSTGVGDVSMAAGNLQRQGSLTLPRTLSQKTVDEVWKDFHKETTVNSNIGQKRSNLGEMTLEEFLVKAGVVREDTQPSGASNDVGFTGVFGQLSTDNNALNIGFQEPTQSPGLLSNEFAENNVLNVVSGKSSQQQPKQRPPLIPKQTNVAFASPMQLENNHQLASPGARAPVVQGGVMQGGVTLTPVKRGSAGNQLSLDMIAKNNLDSSSISPSPYAFSEGGRGRRSCSSLEKVVERRHKRMIKNRESAARSRARKQAYTLQLEAEVEKLKEINEELQKKQAEFIDMQKNQLLEKTNMSWGNKLRCLKRTLTGPW; from the exons ATGGGATCTTACTTGAACTTCAAGAACTTTACTGACACGCCACATACAGAAAGCAATGGTAGGAAGTCAATGGGAAGTGGTAATTTTCCTTTAGCTAGACAATCTTCCATATACTCCTTGACATTTGATGAGCTCCAGACTACCTGCGGTCTCGGAAAAGATCTTGGATCAATGAATTTGGAGGACCTCTTGAAGAATATTTGGACAGCTGAAGAGTCGTCTCAAGGCTTAGCATCTTCCACTGGTGTTGGAGATGTGAGTATGGCTGCGGGAAATTTGCAGAGACAAGGTTCATTAACACTGCCTCGGACACTTAGTCAGAAAACGGTCGATGAAGTATGGAAAGATTTCCATAAAGAGACAACAGTTAATTCAAATATTGGGCAGAAACGATCTAACTTGGGTGAAATGACATTGGAGGAGTTTTTGGTAAAAGCAGGAGTGGTGAGAGAAGATACTCAACCAAGTGGAGCCTCAAACGATGTTGGATTCACGGGTGTTTTTGGTCAACTGAGTACTGACAACAATGCTCTAAACATCGGGTTTCAGGAACCAACTCAAAGCCCTGGACTTTTGAGTAATGAATTTGCTGAGAATAACGTGTTGAATGTGGTTAGTGGAAAATCTTCCCAACAACAGCCTAAGCAGCGGCCACCTCTTATTCCAAAACAAACGAATGTTGCCTTTGCATCTCCTATGCAATTGGAGAACAATCACCAGCTGGCTAGCCCAGGGGCAAGGGCTCCGGTTGTTCAAGGCGGTGTTATGCAGGGTGGAGTTACACTTACACCAGTAAAAAGAGGATCTGCTGGAAATCAACTGTCACTCGACATGATTGCTAAGAACAATCTGGATAGTTCATCTATTTCACCTTCACCTTATGCATTTAGTGAAGGTGGAAGAGGGAGGAGATCGTGCAGCTCATTGGAAAAAGTTGTGGAAAGAAGGCATAAGAGGATGATTAAGAACAGAGAGTCCGCAGCAAGATCAAGGGCTCGGAAGCAG GCCTATACTTTACAGTTGGAAGCTGAAGTGGAGAAGCTTAAAGAAATTAATGAAGAGTTGCAGAAAAAACAG GCTGAATTTATCGACATGCAGAAAAATCAG